One window of Halopseudomonas maritima genomic DNA carries:
- a CDS encoding branched-chain amino acid transaminase encodes MSMADRDGLIWFDGEMIPWREANVHVLTHSLHYGMGVFEGVRAYNTPDGTAIFRLDAHTDRLFDSAHIMGMKIPFTKEQLNEAQRAVVRENKLETAYIRPLVFYGSEGMGIRADNLKVHVVIAAWHWGAYMGEEALERGIKIRTSSFTRHHVNITMTRAKASGAYMNSMLALQEAVSAGADEALLLDPEGYVAEGSGENVFIVKNGTIYTPEVTACLNGITRATVLALASKFDIPVVEKRITRDEVYIADEAFFTGTAAEVTPIRELDGRQIGAGRRGPITEKLQKAYFDLVTGQTAEHAEWRTLVG; translated from the coding sequence ATGTCGATGGCCGATCGTGATGGTCTAATCTGGTTTGACGGAGAAATGATTCCCTGGCGCGAGGCCAATGTGCACGTGCTGACCCACTCGCTGCACTACGGCATGGGTGTTTTTGAAGGCGTGCGCGCTTACAACACCCCGGACGGCACCGCCATTTTCCGTCTGGATGCACACACGGATCGCCTGTTCGATTCGGCTCACATCATGGGTATGAAAATTCCCTTTACCAAAGAGCAGCTGAACGAAGCCCAGCGCGCTGTGGTCCGTGAGAATAAGCTGGAAACTGCCTACATCCGCCCGCTGGTGTTCTACGGATCTGAAGGCATGGGTATCCGTGCTGACAACCTGAAAGTACACGTTGTTATCGCGGCCTGGCACTGGGGTGCCTACATGGGCGAAGAGGCGCTGGAGCGCGGCATCAAGATCCGCACCAGTTCCTTCACCCGTCACCACGTCAACATCACCATGACCCGCGCCAAGGCCAGCGGTGCCTACATGAACTCCATGCTGGCGCTGCAGGAAGCGGTCTCCGCCGGTGCTGATGAAGCGCTGCTGCTGGACCCGGAAGGCTACGTTGCCGAAGGTTCTGGCGAGAACGTCTTCATCGTCAAGAACGGCACCATTTACACGCCGGAAGTGACTGCCTGCCTGAACGGCATCACCCGCGCGACCGTACTGGCGCTGGCCTCCAAGTTCGACATTCCGGTGGTTGAGAAGCGCATCACCCGTGACGAGGTCTACATCGCTGATGAAGCCTTCTTCACCGGTACTGCCGCTGAAGTAACGCCGATCCGCGAGCTGGACGGCCGTCAGATCGGCGCCGGCCGTCGTGGCCCGATCACCGAGAAGCTGCAAAAGGCGTACTTCGATCTGGTTACCGGCCAGACCGCAGAGCACGCCGAGTGGCGGACGCTGGTAGGTTAA
- the waaF gene encoding lipopolysaccharide heptosyltransferase II, whose product MNILIIGPSWVGDMVMAQTLFTCLKQRHGDDCMIDVLAPDWSRPILERMPEVRQALSFPLGHGALELRTRREIGRGLRGQYDQAILLPNSLKSALVPFFADIPLRTGWRGEMRYGLLNDVRKLDKQAHPLMIERFMALAYEPGIELPKPYPRPALQIDPASREQALQHFALELDRPVLALCPGAEFGEAKRWPSEHYAAVADAHIRQGWQVWLFGSKKDHAVAEQIRGRLIPGLREEATNLCGDTSLAQAIDLLSCADAVVSNDSGLMHVASALNRPLVAVYGSTSPGFTPPLADRVETLQLGLDCSPCFDRTCRFGHYNCLRDLMPGQVNAALDRLVGNPLSDPQDN is encoded by the coding sequence ATGAATATCCTGATTATCGGTCCCAGCTGGGTCGGCGACATGGTGATGGCGCAAACGCTGTTCACCTGCCTGAAGCAGCGACACGGCGATGACTGCATGATCGATGTGCTGGCGCCCGACTGGAGCCGGCCAATCCTTGAGCGCATGCCTGAGGTTCGTCAGGCCCTGAGCTTTCCTTTGGGGCATGGCGCGCTGGAGCTGCGCACCCGGCGTGAGATAGGCCGTGGCCTGCGTGGCCAATATGATCAGGCCATTCTGCTGCCCAATTCTCTGAAATCGGCACTGGTGCCTTTTTTTGCCGATATTCCCTTGCGTACCGGCTGGCGTGGCGAAATGCGCTACGGCCTGCTTAATGACGTGCGCAAGCTCGACAAGCAGGCTCACCCGTTGATGATCGAGCGCTTTATGGCGCTGGCCTATGAGCCGGGTATCGAACTGCCTAAACCTTATCCACGCCCGGCGCTGCAGATCGACCCTGCCTCACGCGAGCAGGCCTTGCAGCATTTTGCCCTGGAGCTGGATCGCCCGGTGCTGGCGCTCTGTCCCGGCGCCGAGTTTGGCGAGGCCAAGCGCTGGCCGTCCGAGCACTACGCGGCGGTGGCCGATGCGCATATCCGCCAGGGCTGGCAGGTCTGGCTGTTTGGCTCGAAGAAAGACCACGCAGTGGCCGAGCAGATTCGCGGTCGACTGATTCCGGGCTTGCGTGAGGAGGCGACCAACCTCTGCGGTGATACCAGCCTGGCGCAGGCCATTGACCTGCTGTCTTGCGCCGATGCGGTGGTCAGCAATGACTCAGGGCTGATGCACGTAGCCTCTGCGCTCAATCGTCCGCTGGTTGCAGTCTACGGTTCTACCTCGCCCGGTTTTACGCCGCCGCTGGCTGATCGGGTAGAGACCTTGCAGCTTGGGCTTGATTGCAGCCCCTGTTTTGATCGGACCTGCCGTTTTGGCCATTACAACTGCCTGCGTGATCTGATGCCCGGGCAGGTCAATGCGGCGCTGGACCGGCTGGTCGGCAACCCGCTGTCTGATCCCCAGGACAACTGA
- the waaC gene encoding lipopolysaccharide heptosyltransferase I: MRVLLIKTSSLGDVIHTLPALTDAARAIPGIRFDWVVEEGFAEIPSWHPAVDAVIPVAIRRWRKKPLQAVRSGEWGNFKRRLRETPYDLVIDAQGLLKSAWLTRYARAEVVGLDKSSAREPLAARFYQRRLAVAWGQHAVERTRQLFGQALGYTPAEGLGDYGLDRGALGAEVATTPYVVLLHGTTWVTKHWPEVYWRQLAEQLVAAGVEVRLPWGSLDEQARALRIAEGLEGAVVLPRLPLRDVARQLAGASACVAVDTGLGHLAAALDVPTISLFGPTNPGFTGAYGAVQQHLASDFACAPCLRKQCSYQPTPEDARRFDLTREQPLCFTRLNPDRVMQQLQSLLPNKRVV, encoded by the coding sequence ATGCGTGTTCTGCTGATCAAGACGTCCTCGCTGGGGGACGTCATTCATACCCTTCCGGCGCTGACCGATGCGGCACGTGCCATCCCCGGTATTCGTTTCGATTGGGTGGTGGAGGAGGGCTTTGCCGAGATACCGTCCTGGCACCCGGCCGTGGATGCCGTTATTCCCGTTGCTATCCGGCGCTGGCGCAAGAAACCGCTGCAGGCGGTGCGCAGTGGTGAGTGGGGCAACTTCAAGCGCCGCCTGCGCGAGACCCCATACGACCTGGTGATTGACGCCCAGGGGCTGCTCAAGAGCGCCTGGCTGACCCGTTACGCGCGCGCCGAGGTGGTCGGCCTGGACAAGAGTTCAGCGCGAGAGCCGCTGGCTGCGCGCTTCTACCAGCGCCGCCTGGCGGTTGCCTGGGGCCAGCACGCGGTAGAGCGGACTCGCCAGCTGTTCGGTCAGGCGTTGGGTTATACGCCAGCCGAAGGGCTGGGTGATTACGGGCTGGATCGTGGTGCGCTGGGCGCCGAGGTGGCAACCACGCCGTATGTGGTGCTGCTGCACGGTACCACCTGGGTCACCAAGCACTGGCCTGAGGTGTACTGGCGCCAACTGGCCGAGCAACTGGTGGCTGCCGGTGTCGAGGTGCGTTTGCCCTGGGGCAGTCTGGATGAGCAGGCCCGTGCCCTGCGGATTGCCGAAGGGCTCGAAGGCGCGGTGGTCTTGCCACGCCTGCCGCTGCGCGACGTTGCCCGGCAATTGGCGGGTGCCAGCGCCTGTGTGGCCGTCGATACCGGCCTGGGGCATCTGGCTGCGGCGCTGGATGTGCCCACAATATCGCTGTTCGGCCCGACCAATCCCGGCTTTACCGGTGCCTACGGCGCGGTGCAGCAGCATCTGGCCAGTGACTTTGCCTGCGCGCCCTGTTTGCGCAAGCAGTGCAGCTATCAGCCCACCCCGGAGGATGCTCGTCGGTTCGACCTGACCCGCGAGCAACCGCTATGCTTTACCCGTCTGAACCCGGATCGGGTTATGCAGCAATTGCAGTCGTTGCTGCCCAACAAGAGAGTTGTCTGA
- a CDS encoding glycosyltransferase family 4 protein has product MQLAFVLYKYFPFGGLQRDFMRIAKVCQERGHAIRVYTLIWEGDIPEGFEVLVAPVKALSNHRRNEKFTAWVEADLAKRPVDRVIGFNKMPGLDVYYAADPCFEDKAQTLRNPLYRFSSRYRHFAEYEKAVFSPAVNTQILMISEVQQPLFTKHYKTPLHRFHLLPPGIAPDRRAPANAAEVRAAFRAEFGLADDELLLVQIGSGFITKGVDRSIRAVAGLPAELRKRTRLMVIGQDDPGSFQRLARSLAVDDRVTFMKGRSDVPRFLLGADLLIHPAYNENTGTVLLEALVAGLPVLVTDVCGYAHYISEADCGLVVPTPFKQEQLDQMLADMLNNDTLRKEWQANALRFADQADLYSLPEHAADVILGEGA; this is encoded by the coding sequence ATGCAGCTGGCGTTTGTGCTCTACAAGTATTTTCCCTTTGGCGGGCTGCAGCGCGATTTTATGCGTATCGCCAAGGTCTGCCAGGAGCGTGGACATGCCATTCGCGTCTACACGCTGATCTGGGAAGGCGATATCCCCGAGGGGTTTGAGGTGTTGGTGGCGCCGGTCAAGGCACTCAGCAATCACCGCCGCAACGAGAAATTTACCGCCTGGGTCGAAGCCGATCTGGCCAAGCGTCCGGTTGACCGGGTGATCGGCTTCAACAAGATGCCGGGCCTGGACGTCTATTACGCAGCCGACCCCTGCTTCGAAGACAAGGCGCAGACCCTGCGTAACCCGCTGTACCGTTTCTCAAGCCGTTATCGGCACTTTGCCGAATACGAAAAGGCTGTGTTCTCGCCAGCCGTGAACACGCAGATCCTGATGATTTCCGAGGTACAGCAACCGCTGTTCACCAAGCACTACAAAACGCCGTTGCATCGCTTCCACCTGCTGCCGCCCGGCATCGCGCCGGATCGTCGGGCACCGGCCAACGCGGCTGAGGTGCGTGCCGCGTTTCGTGCCGAATTCGGGCTGGCGGACGATGAGTTGCTGTTGGTGCAGATCGGCTCGGGCTTTATCACCAAAGGAGTTGATCGCTCGATTCGTGCGGTGGCAGGCCTGCCGGCCGAGCTGCGCAAGCGCACCCGGCTGATGGTGATTGGGCAGGATGATCCGGGCAGTTTTCAGCGCCTTGCCCGCTCGCTGGCGGTGGATGACCGGGTGACCTTTATGAAGGGGCGCAGCGATGTGCCACGGTTTTTACTCGGCGCTGATCTGCTGATTCACCCAGCCTACAACGAGAATACCGGCACCGTGCTGCTCGAAGCACTGGTCGCCGGGCTGCCGGTACTGGTGACGGATGTGTGTGGTTATGCCCACTACATCAGCGAGGCGGACTGCGGTCTGGTGGTGCCTACGCCCTTCAAGCAGGAGCAGCTCGATCAAATGCTGGCAGACATGCTCAACAACGACACGCTGCGCAAGGAGTGGCAAGCTAACGCCCTGCGCTTTGCCGATCAGGCTGATCTCTACAGCCTGCCGGAGCATGCCGCCGACGTGATTCTCGGGGAGGGCGCTTGA
- the rfaP gene encoding lipopolysaccharide core heptose(I) kinase RfaP — protein MSQTLTLQEPFTSLWAGQDAFVAVEALQGEVFRELEARRTLRTEVDGKGYFVKIHRGVGWGEILKNWSTLKRPVLGAGQEWLAIKALTAAGIDTMTAVAFGERGSNPAAQHSFIITEELAPTISLEDYSRDWKRTPPSAPLKWAMIERVASMTAAMHQAGVNHRDCYICHFLLHTDKPVSGRDFKLSIIDLHRAQIRPQVPRRWRDKDLAGLYFSALDIGLTRRDKLRFLRRYFAAPLRDTLRDEAPLLARLEHKAQQLQARFARKYAPGADA, from the coding sequence TTGAGCCAGACGCTGACACTGCAAGAACCCTTTACCAGCCTGTGGGCCGGGCAGGATGCCTTTGTAGCCGTCGAGGCGCTGCAGGGCGAGGTATTCCGCGAGCTGGAAGCGCGTCGCACCCTGCGCACCGAAGTCGACGGCAAGGGCTACTTCGTCAAGATTCATCGTGGTGTGGGCTGGGGCGAGATACTCAAGAACTGGTCCACCCTCAAGCGCCCAGTATTGGGTGCGGGGCAGGAATGGCTGGCTATCAAAGCCCTCACTGCCGCCGGTATCGATACCATGACCGCCGTTGCGTTCGGCGAGCGCGGCAGCAACCCGGCCGCGCAGCACTCGTTCATCATTACCGAAGAGTTGGCGCCGACCATTAGTCTGGAAGACTACAGCCGAGACTGGAAACGTACTCCGCCGTCGGCACCCTTGAAGTGGGCGATGATCGAGCGTGTGGCCAGCATGACGGCGGCCATGCATCAGGCCGGCGTCAATCACCGCGATTGCTACATCTGCCACTTTCTCTTGCACACCGACAAGCCTGTGAGCGGCAGGGATTTCAAGCTCTCGATCATTGACCTGCATCGCGCCCAGATTCGGCCCCAGGTGCCGCGCCGCTGGCGCGACAAGGATCTGGCCGGGCTGTATTTCTCAGCGCTGGATATTGGCCTGACCCGCCGCGATAAGCTGCGTTTTTTGCGCCGCTACTTTGCCGCACCGCTGCGCGATACGCTGCGAGACGAGGCGCCGCTGCTGGCGCGGCTTGAGCACAAGGCGCAGCAGCTGCAAGCGCGCTTTGCGCGCAAATACGCCCCAGGGGCTGATGCATGA
- a CDS encoding lipopolysaccharide kinase InaA family protein — MKRWTLNPEYATGESGRLFADLEAVFGLEGELITYSPISSVHKVWVGDRHYYVKRYTKNGKGLKQYLGRWRVQAEWENLLRFHAWGIPSVQVVAFGLERRAGRFVRGALVTEDLPATRDLADLAVNADVRLRRLDWVRHVSLQVARATRMMHDQGFTHNDLKWRNLLVDDQALANVYLIDCPAGSFWWGPMLRYRIIKDLACLDKLAKHHLSRSRRLAFYKMYLGKARLGSEDRKQLRAILAFFEGRE; from the coding sequence ATGAAACGCTGGACCTTGAACCCCGAGTACGCCACCGGGGAAAGCGGGCGACTATTTGCTGATCTGGAGGCCGTGTTTGGGCTAGAGGGTGAGTTGATCACCTACAGCCCCATCAGCAGCGTGCATAAGGTCTGGGTCGGCGATAGGCACTATTACGTCAAGCGCTATACCAAGAATGGCAAGGGCCTCAAGCAGTATCTGGGGCGTTGGCGTGTGCAGGCAGAGTGGGAGAACCTGCTGCGCTTTCACGCCTGGGGGATACCCTCGGTTCAGGTGGTGGCGTTTGGCCTTGAACGCCGAGCTGGGCGTTTCGTTCGTGGCGCGCTGGTCACAGAAGACCTGCCAGCCACGCGCGACCTGGCAGATCTCGCCGTAAACGCGGATGTGCGCCTGCGTAGACTTGACTGGGTAAGGCACGTTTCTCTTCAGGTCGCGCGGGCCACCCGCATGATGCACGATCAAGGCTTTACCCATAATGACCTGAAGTGGCGTAACCTGCTGGTAGATGATCAGGCGCTGGCCAACGTCTACCTGATTGATTGCCCGGCTGGCAGCTTCTGGTGGGGCCCCATGCTGCGGTATCGCATCATCAAGGACCTGGCCTGTCTCGACAAGCTGGCCAAGCATCACCTCAGCCGCAGCAGGCGGCTGGCTTTCTATAAGATGTATCTGGGCAAAGCTCGCCTGGGCAGCGAGGACCGTAAGCAGCTGCGTGCGATCCTCGCGTTTTTCGAGGGACGAGAATGA
- a CDS encoding lipopolysaccharide kinase InaA family protein — MTRKTFIAVNAHEVLQRHGLDSMDALWALQLEAVDVPNTGRGGWSSVHRLELDDANGTSQHFYLKRQENHCTRTLHRPLGEPTFAREFRAIQQYAREGIPALEAAFFAERRVDGRAQAVLLTRALDDYAPLDEWFARWDRLAVEDVRMLIRSAAALVRALHNADRIHNCLYPKHVFLKLHTDGAGARFIDLEKTRRALFGERDRIRDLETLHRRSAEPSRSQRLRFVLAYLGKTRLDDEARRFINRLLQRSAGKGARA; from the coding sequence ATGACCCGCAAGACCTTTATTGCTGTCAACGCACACGAAGTACTACAGCGCCACGGACTCGACTCGATGGACGCATTGTGGGCGCTACAGCTCGAGGCTGTGGATGTGCCAAATACCGGCAGGGGAGGTTGGAGCAGTGTGCACCGGCTGGAGCTGGACGACGCCAACGGTACGTCGCAACACTTCTATCTCAAGCGCCAGGAAAACCACTGCACGCGCACATTGCATCGCCCCCTGGGTGAACCGACCTTTGCCCGCGAGTTCCGCGCGATCCAGCAGTACGCCCGCGAGGGTATTCCCGCGCTGGAGGCGGCCTTCTTTGCCGAGCGCCGTGTTGATGGCCGCGCGCAGGCGGTTTTGCTGACCCGCGCGTTGGATGACTATGCGCCGCTGGATGAATGGTTTGCGCGCTGGGACAGGCTCGCCGTTGAGGATGTTCGCATGCTGATTCGCTCGGCGGCGGCGCTGGTGCGAGCACTGCACAACGCCGATCGCATTCACAACTGCCTGTATCCCAAGCATGTGTTTCTCAAGTTACATACTGATGGCGCCGGCGCCCGTTTTATCGATCTAGAAAAAACCCGCCGCGCGCTGTTCGGCGAGCGTGATCGCATTCGGGATCTTGAAACCCTGCACCGACGCAGCGCCGAGCCCAGTCGCAGTCAGCGCCTGCGCTTCGTGCTGGCCTATCTGGGCAAGACGCGGCTGGATGATGAGGCGCGCCGTTTCATCAACCGGCTGTTGCAGCGTAGTGCCGGCAAGGGAGCCCGCGCGTGA
- a CDS encoding lipopolysaccharide kinase InaA family protein — MSLQARLRAAGREPPLPCDFTLPQGPVRVLRWLRVLPGKRLVAEVDCAGQPGLLKLFIAAGAERHCQREVDGLLALQAQGVTTPALLGHGALPDGGHYVLTAYLAGASTLQQCWELLNSRAPGDSGAMALLGQALALIAAMHRAGLVQTDLHLGNFLLHERLLYVIDGDAVEGLSPGQPLTAAQAEDNLAIFLAQLDPEWDALGELLLVDYLQHNPLALNPDRLAQLVAQVRQRRLDDYLGKTLRDCTTFAVRRSWSRFCAALRSEVDSLSALLARPDDALAAQPLLKDGGSSTVGRTCVQGRELVIKRYNIKSFGHWLKRFWRPTRAWHSWLAAHRLQFLGIATPAPLAMIEQRFGPLRHRAWLVTEYCGGVDLLRYLGEDGQHLPAPEVADALLAVFDQLVQARISHGDFKATNLLWHAGRVWLIDLDAMQAHRSERSWQAAWQRDRQRFVRNWPAESPLAAWLDERLPRG; from the coding sequence GTGAGTCTGCAAGCCCGGCTGCGAGCTGCCGGCCGCGAGCCGCCGTTGCCATGTGACTTCACGCTGCCGCAAGGTCCTGTGCGGGTGTTGCGTTGGCTGCGCGTGTTGCCGGGCAAGCGACTGGTCGCAGAGGTAGACTGCGCCGGTCAGCCTGGGTTGCTGAAACTGTTTATTGCCGCTGGCGCGGAGCGCCATTGCCAGCGTGAGGTCGACGGGCTACTGGCGTTGCAGGCCCAGGGCGTTACCACGCCTGCGTTGTTGGGACACGGGGCGTTGCCTGACGGCGGGCACTATGTCCTGACCGCTTATTTGGCCGGAGCGAGTACGCTGCAGCAGTGCTGGGAGCTTTTGAATAGTCGTGCACCCGGCGATAGCGGGGCGATGGCGTTGCTGGGACAGGCGCTGGCGCTGATCGCCGCGATGCACCGCGCCGGCCTGGTGCAGACCGATCTGCATCTGGGCAATTTTCTGCTGCACGAGCGACTGCTGTACGTCATTGATGGTGATGCGGTTGAGGGCTTGTCACCCGGCCAGCCGCTGACCGCCGCGCAGGCTGAAGACAACCTGGCGATCTTCCTGGCCCAGCTTGATCCTGAATGGGACGCGCTGGGGGAGCTGTTGCTGGTCGACTATCTGCAGCACAATCCCCTGGCCCTCAACCCGGACCGCCTGGCTCAGCTGGTGGCGCAGGTGCGTCAGCGCCGGCTGGATGACTACCTGGGCAAGACCCTGCGCGATTGCACGACCTTTGCGGTGCGTCGCAGCTGGTCACGTTTTTGTGCGGCGCTGCGCAGCGAAGTGGACAGCCTCAGCGCCTTGCTTGCGCGCCCGGATGACGCTCTGGCCGCGCAGCCGCTACTCAAGGATGGCGGTAGCAGTACGGTTGGGCGCACGTGTGTTCAGGGCCGCGAGCTGGTCATCAAGCGCTACAATATCAAGAGCTTTGGCCACTGGCTGAAGCGTTTTTGGCGCCCCACACGTGCCTGGCACTCCTGGCTGGCAGCGCACCGGCTGCAGTTTCTCGGGATTGCCACGCCGGCGCCACTGGCGATGATTGAACAGCGCTTTGGTCCCTTGCGTCACCGCGCCTGGCTGGTTACCGAGTATTGCGGCGGGGTCGACCTGTTGCGTTACCTGGGCGAGGATGGACAGCATCTACCTGCGCCAGAGGTGGCTGATGCCTTGCTTGCCGTGTTTGATCAACTGGTGCAGGCACGCATCAGTCACGGTGACTTCAAAGCGACCAACCTGCTTTGGCATGCTGGGCGTGTGTGGCTGATTGACCTGGACGCGATGCAGGCACATCGCAGCGAGCGCAGCTGGCAGGCAGCCTGGCAGCGTGACCGTCAGCGCTTTGTGCGCAACTGGCCTGCCGAGAGCCCGCTGGCTGCATGGCTGGATGAGCGCCTGCCGCGAGGCTGA
- a CDS encoding carbamoyltransferase family protein, translating into MGLTVLGLSGALSHDPSAALYIDGKLIAAVEEERFVRDKHAKNRMPYESAKFCLEQAGIQPADVDIVCIPFAPISLFGSNARWHYAKRYWYAPDRSLDAILTGNRRFKRYRKKILWCLEQLGFDAKKVRLEPVEHHLAHASSAYHCSGFTEKTAILGIDGKGEYATTFFGWGENGKIHKIKEFYDPDSLGGLYGAITEYLGFEMLDGEFKVMGMAPYGDAAKYDFSRLATFENGELIINTDYANVIGFRRYKEKGKGYYFSPKLIEWLGPKREGDIADDPYIHYAAAMQALFEKLALEMIDYYLGDILKETGRLAFAGGCALNVKLNQRIIARPDVKELFVQPASGDAGTAVGAASYISVKNGVPVEKMEHVYLGPSYSNEDIIAACARHPNQPQWQKIDDVPQEIAKVLVEGNPVAWFQGRMEFGPRALGGRSIIGCPSVAGVADRINEQIKFRERWRPFCPSMLDTVAPQMLSVDHPSPFMTFTFDVKEGWAERVPEVVHEDGTARAQVLKRDYNPRYYDLMKELEVMTGNGVVLNTSLNRRGEPMVCSPTDALNMFFGSDLQFLIMEDILVMKAKGGGN; encoded by the coding sequence GTGGGACTTACCGTATTGGGCCTTTCCGGCGCACTGAGTCACGACCCCTCCGCCGCACTTTATATCGACGGCAAGCTGATTGCGGCCGTTGAGGAAGAGCGTTTCGTGCGCGACAAGCACGCCAAGAACAGAATGCCCTACGAGTCCGCCAAGTTCTGTCTTGAGCAGGCCGGTATTCAGCCGGCGGATGTGGATATCGTCTGTATCCCCTTTGCCCCGATCAGCCTGTTTGGCAGCAACGCCCGTTGGCACTACGCCAAGCGCTATTGGTATGCGCCTGATCGTTCGCTCGATGCCATCCTGACCGGTAACCGCCGTTTCAAGCGTTACCGCAAGAAGATCCTTTGGTGTCTGGAACAACTGGGTTTTGATGCCAAGAAAGTCCGTCTTGAGCCGGTTGAGCATCACCTGGCGCATGCCTCCAGCGCCTACCACTGCTCGGGTTTCACCGAGAAGACGGCGATCCTGGGGATCGACGGCAAGGGTGAGTACGCCACCACCTTCTTCGGCTGGGGTGAAAACGGCAAGATCCACAAGATCAAAGAGTTCTACGACCCGGATTCGCTCGGCGGTCTGTATGGTGCGATCACCGAATACCTCGGCTTCGAGATGCTCGACGGTGAGTTCAAGGTCATGGGCATGGCGCCCTACGGTGACGCCGCCAAGTACGATTTCTCCCGCTTGGCCACGTTCGAAAACGGCGAGCTGATCATCAACACCGATTACGCCAACGTTATTGGCTTCCGCCGTTACAAGGAAAAGGGCAAGGGCTACTATTTCTCGCCCAAGCTGATCGAATGGCTGGGGCCCAAGCGTGAAGGCGACATCGCTGATGACCCCTACATCCATTACGCGGCGGCCATGCAAGCGCTATTCGAGAAGCTGGCGCTGGAGATGATCGACTACTATCTCGGCGACATTCTCAAGGAAACCGGTCGCCTGGCCTTTGCCGGTGGCTGTGCCCTGAACGTCAAACTCAATCAACGCATTATTGCGCGCCCGGACGTGAAAGAGCTGTTCGTACAGCCGGCTTCTGGTGATGCTGGGACTGCGGTTGGCGCTGCCTCGTACATTTCGGTCAAGAACGGCGTGCCCGTCGAGAAGATGGAACACGTCTATCTTGGCCCCTCTTACAGCAACGAAGACATCATCGCTGCCTGCGCGCGCCACCCGAACCAGCCGCAGTGGCAGAAGATCGATGACGTACCCCAGGAAATCGCCAAGGTGCTGGTCGAGGGCAACCCGGTTGCCTGGTTCCAGGGCCGCATGGAATTCGGCCCGCGCGCTCTGGGTGGGCGCTCCATTATTGGCTGCCCCAGCGTTGCCGGTGTGGCCGACCGTATCAACGAGCAGATCAAGTTCCGCGAGCGTTGGCGGCCGTTCTGCCCGTCCATGCTCGATACCGTGGCGCCGCAGATGCTCAGTGTTGATCATCCGTCACCCTTCATGACCTTCACCTTTGACGTCAAGGAAGGCTGGGCTGAACGCGTGCCAGAGGTGGTACACGAGGACGGCACCGCCCGAGCCCAGGTGCTCAAGCGTGACTACAATCCGCGCTACTACGACTTGATGAAAGAGCTGGAAGTCATGACGGGCAATGGCGTGGTGCTCAACACCTCGCTTAATCGTCGTGGTGAGCCCATGGTGTGCTCGCCGACCGATGCGCTGAACATGTTTTTTGGGTCTGACCTGCAGTTCTTGATCATGGAAGATATTCTGGTGATGAAGGCTAAGGGCGGCGGGAACTGA